One stretch of Punica granatum isolate Tunisia-2019 chromosome 5, ASM765513v2, whole genome shotgun sequence DNA includes these proteins:
- the LOC116206858 gene encoding protein trichome birefringence-like 34 isoform X1 — MASKLPLTVQGGAAAWGTIRGSFHSLMALLIAALMLAIIYLARDAEPPPSEEEARVAAEEVGRVNSVGRAGRKGECDLFSGRWVYDNVSYPLYKEKECKFMSDQLACEKYGRKDLSYQHWRWQPHDCDLPRFNATALLESLRNKRMVFVGDSLNRGQWVSMVCLVESAVPTDSLKTMSFHHNNSLIVFKAKEYNATIEYYWAPLLVESNSDDPVNHRVPDRIVRVQAIEEHARHWSDADILVFDTYLWWRRSKMRVLWGSFESPDGIYRDVKMPRAYEMALNTWSQWLEIHVNRSKTELFFVSMSPTHERAEEWGGVAGQNCYQETQPITREDYWGAGSDLAMMKVVETVIDDLRSRGVAVQILNITQLSEYRKEAHPSIHRKQWEPLKEEKLANPLSYADCYHWCLPGVPDVWNELLYAHIFKNWVPKLESRVEE; from the exons ATGGCGAGCAAGCTGCCGCTCACGGTACAAGGCGGGGCGGCAGCGTGGGGGACGATAAGAGGGAGCTTCCACTCCCTAATGGCCCTCCTGATTGCTGCCCTCATGCTGGCCATTATATACCTCGCGAGGGATGCAGAACCGCCACCCTCTGAGGAGGAGGCGAGGGTGGCAGCAGAGGAGGTGGGTAGGGTCAACAGCGTGGGAAGGGCGGGCCGGAAGGGGGAGTGCGATCTCTTCTCCGGCAGGTGGGTGTATGACAACGTGTCGTATCCGCTGTACAAGGAGAAGGAGTGCAAGTTCATGTCCGATCAGTTGGCGTGTGAGAAGTACGGGAGGAAGGACCTTAGCTATCAGCACTGGAGGTGGCAGCCCCATGATTGTGACCTCCCTAG GTTCAATGCCACAGCGCTGCTGGAAAGTTTGAGGAATAAGAGGATGGTGTTCGTTGGGGACTCTTTGAATAGAGGCCAATGGGTTTCAATGGTCTGCTTGGTCGAATCGGCCGTTCCTACTGATTCCCTCAAGACCATGTCCTTCCACCACAACAACTCCCTCATCGTGTTCAAGGCCAAG GAATACAACGCGACCATTGAGTACTACTGGGCGCCGCTGCTGGTGGAATCGAACTCCGACGATCCCGTGAACCACCGCGTGCCCGATCGCATAGTTCGGGTGCAGGCAATTGAGGAGCATGCCCGGCATTGGTCTGATGCAGACATCCTCGTGTTCGACACTTACCTCTGGTGGAGAAGGTCCAAAATGAGAGTCCT GTGGGGTTCATTCGAAAGTCCAGACGGGATTTACAGGGACGTGAAGATGCCCCGAGCCTATGAAATGGCTCTGAATACGTGGTCCCAGTGGTTGGAAATTCATGTGAATCGATCAAAGACCGAATTGTTCTTTGTTAGCATGTCTCCAACACACGAGAG GGCAGAGGAGTGGGGAGGGGTTGCAGGGCAAAACTGCTACCAAGAAACACAGCCGATCACCAGGGAGGATTACTGGGGAGCCGGGTCCGATCTGGCGATGATGAAGGTGGTGGAGACGGTCATTGACGATCTAAGATCACGGGGCGTGGCGGTGCAGATCCTGAACATCACTCAGCTATCGGAGTACCGGAAAGAGGCACACCCATCAATCCACCGTAAGCAGTGGGAGCCGCTGAAGGAGGAGAAACTGGCGAACCCATTGAGCTACGCCGACTGCTACCACTGGTGCCTTCCGGGCGTGCCGGACGTGTGGAATGAGCTGCTCTACGCTCACATCTTCAAGAATTGGGTGCCCAAGTTAGAGAGCAGAGTTGAGGAATGA
- the LOC116206858 gene encoding protein trichome birefringence-like 34 isoform X2 yields the protein MQNRHPLRRRRGWQQRRWVGSTAWEGRAGRGSAISSPAGGCMTTCRIRCTRRRSASSCPISWRVRSTGGRTLAISTGGGSPMIVTSLALLESLRNKRMVFVGDSLNRGQWVSMVCLVESAVPTDSLKTMSFHHNNSLIVFKAKEYNATIEYYWAPLLVESNSDDPVNHRVPDRIVRVQAIEEHARHWSDADILVFDTYLWWRRSKMRVLWGSFESPDGIYRDVKMPRAYEMALNTWSQWLEIHVNRSKTELFFVSMSPTHERAEEWGGVAGQNCYQETQPITREDYWGAGSDLAMMKVVETVIDDLRSRGVAVQILNITQLSEYRKEAHPSIHRKQWEPLKEEKLANPLSYADCYHWCLPGVPDVWNELLYAHIFKNWVPKLESRVEE from the exons ATGCAGAACCGCCACCCTCTGAGGAGGAGGCGAGGGTGGCAGCAGAGGAGGTGGGTAGGGTCAACAGCGTGGGAAGGGCGGGCCGGAAGGGGGAGTGCGATCTCTTCTCCGGCAGGTGGGTGTATGACAACGTGTCGTATCCGCTGTACAAGGAGAAGGAGTGCAAGTTCATGTCCGATCAGTTGGCGTGTGAGAAGTACGGGAGGAAGGACCTTAGCTATCAGCACTGGAGGTGGCAGCCCCATGATTGTGACCTCCCTAG CGCTGCTGGAAAGTTTGAGGAATAAGAGGATGGTGTTCGTTGGGGACTCTTTGAATAGAGGCCAATGGGTTTCAATGGTCTGCTTGGTCGAATCGGCCGTTCCTACTGATTCCCTCAAGACCATGTCCTTCCACCACAACAACTCCCTCATCGTGTTCAAGGCCAAG GAATACAACGCGACCATTGAGTACTACTGGGCGCCGCTGCTGGTGGAATCGAACTCCGACGATCCCGTGAACCACCGCGTGCCCGATCGCATAGTTCGGGTGCAGGCAATTGAGGAGCATGCCCGGCATTGGTCTGATGCAGACATCCTCGTGTTCGACACTTACCTCTGGTGGAGAAGGTCCAAAATGAGAGTCCT GTGGGGTTCATTCGAAAGTCCAGACGGGATTTACAGGGACGTGAAGATGCCCCGAGCCTATGAAATGGCTCTGAATACGTGGTCCCAGTGGTTGGAAATTCATGTGAATCGATCAAAGACCGAATTGTTCTTTGTTAGCATGTCTCCAACACACGAGAG GGCAGAGGAGTGGGGAGGGGTTGCAGGGCAAAACTGCTACCAAGAAACACAGCCGATCACCAGGGAGGATTACTGGGGAGCCGGGTCCGATCTGGCGATGATGAAGGTGGTGGAGACGGTCATTGACGATCTAAGATCACGGGGCGTGGCGGTGCAGATCCTGAACATCACTCAGCTATCGGAGTACCGGAAAGAGGCACACCCATCAATCCACCGTAAGCAGTGGGAGCCGCTGAAGGAGGAGAAACTGGCGAACCCATTGAGCTACGCCGACTGCTACCACTGGTGCCTTCCGGGCGTGCCGGACGTGTGGAATGAGCTGCTCTACGCTCACATCTTCAAGAATTGGGTGCCCAAGTTAGAGAGCAGAGTTGAGGAATGA